A genomic region of Catalinimonas niigatensis contains the following coding sequences:
- a CDS encoding four helix bundle protein produces the protein MERDIRSFEDLECWKHARQMRMAVAEIAKTFPKIEQYALQDNLKRAARSVTNNIAEGYGRFHYQENAQFCRMARGSLYEVLDHLIIAVDEGYIQQETYEKLKKQIITTTLLNGYINYLLKAKTNFKRKS, from the coding sequence ATGGAAAGGGATATAAGGAGTTTTGAAGACTTGGAATGCTGGAAACATGCAAGGCAGATGCGTATGGCTGTGGCAGAAATTGCTAAGACTTTTCCCAAGATAGAACAATATGCTTTGCAGGATAATTTAAAAAGAGCGGCTCGCTCCGTAACCAACAATATTGCCGAAGGATATGGCCGCTTCCATTATCAGGAAAATGCGCAGTTTTGCAGAATGGCAAGAGGATCTCTTTATGAGGTATTAGATCATTTAATTATTGCAGTGGATGAAGGATACATTCAGCAGGAAACTTACGAAAAATTAAAAAAGCAGATAATCACCACCACTCTACTAAATGGATACATCAATTACCTGCTCAAAGCCAAAACCAATTTCAAGCGAAAAAGCTAA
- a CDS encoding DUF1553 domain-containing protein: MKYLSLLYLLFLLAACQPQQVQFAPELEARLPRQIDFNFHVKPILSDRCFACHGPDENAREADLRLDLEEMAFAALGEDKDHYALVKGDVEESQVYHRIISQDPEIMMPPPESNLELSEYEVALLTRWIEQGAEYKQHWSFIKAEKPEVPEVEEDRQAKNEIDPFILKRMEREALTLSPEASKETLLRRVTFDLTGLPPTIEEMDAFLQDDAPDAYEKVVDRLLASPHYGERMAAQWMEISRYADTHGYQDDQFRYMWPWRDWVIQAFNQNLPYDQFVTWQIAGDLLPNATKEQIVATGFNRNHVQNVEGGIIEEEYRVEYVADRTNTLGKAFLGLTTECARCHDHKYDPISQEDYYSMFAFFNNTDEVGRPPRDGGEAPGPALLLTDEETEKQLSFLKEKIAEQEAKLAEIRKEEQQPFTHWLATDKGRKLLQQTVPAGLEVHFPMGKASHEKLKELEEVEGKSGKATLFNGTDGAGLDLKSFERSDPFTLSFWIKSPAVKDYAGVLAYSSGYYGGYRGYEVLLVEDHLEFRLSHEFPYNALQVVTREPLKFDQWQHITITYDGSSQAAGIAFYFNGEKLPLDIQRDHLYRTSLPINSQFGNSRYLRLGTRDNEKGFAGGALDELMIFHRALSLPEILKLSGNQEKLEQLLTKQSEQLSEDEKTALQDYYLSTFSADYQAALKKLQSLRRAENDTLTSIPKMMVMGDRADKRPTYLLERGAYDAHGKEVNPGTPEQVFAFPETLSPDRLGLAQWLTHPDNPLTARVAVNRLWQQFFGEGIVGTADDFGSQGALPTHPALLDWLTVSFVESGWDVKALQKRIVMSATYRQSSQASEELLKRDPENLLLARGPNRRLPAEMIRNNALAASGLLARKIGGPSVKPYQPPGLWREKASVVGEREYKPGKGEDLYRRSLYTYWRRTIPPPSMLTFDADARNVCTVERQVTSTPLQALILLNDPQYVEASRILAERMQKETDQGLDEQLNYGFRLLTGRSALEGELEIFAALYQDELEKYTAEPESARELLKVGEHHRDEQLDLSKTAALAIVTNIMMNHDEFYTLR; encoded by the coding sequence ATGAAGTACCTAAGCTTGCTGTACCTCCTTTTTTTGCTGGCAGCCTGTCAGCCGCAACAAGTGCAGTTTGCCCCTGAGTTGGAAGCTCGTCTTCCCCGGCAGATAGATTTTAACTTTCATGTCAAACCTATCCTTTCCGATCGCTGCTTTGCCTGCCACGGGCCGGATGAAAACGCGCGCGAAGCTGACTTGCGCCTTGATCTGGAAGAAATGGCTTTTGCAGCTTTGGGTGAGGATAAGGATCATTATGCCCTGGTCAAAGGGGATGTGGAAGAGAGTCAGGTGTACCACCGCATCATCTCTCAGGACCCCGAAATCATGATGCCTCCTCCTGAGTCCAACCTGGAATTGAGCGAATACGAAGTGGCTCTGCTCACCCGATGGATAGAACAGGGTGCAGAATACAAACAGCATTGGTCCTTCATTAAAGCAGAAAAGCCGGAAGTACCTGAAGTGGAGGAAGACAGGCAGGCAAAAAATGAAATTGACCCCTTTATCCTCAAACGCATGGAAAGGGAAGCGTTGACTTTAAGCCCTGAGGCTTCAAAAGAAACACTGCTTCGCCGGGTCACTTTTGACCTCACGGGCCTGCCACCTACGATAGAAGAGATGGATGCTTTTCTTCAGGATGATGCTCCTGACGCTTACGAAAAAGTAGTTGACCGCCTGCTGGCTTCTCCCCACTATGGCGAGCGCATGGCAGCGCAATGGATGGAAATCTCCCGCTATGCCGATACCCATGGCTATCAGGATGATCAGTTTCGCTATATGTGGCCCTGGCGCGACTGGGTGATCCAGGCTTTCAATCAAAACCTGCCTTATGATCAGTTTGTGACATGGCAGATTGCCGGAGACCTCCTGCCCAATGCGACCAAAGAGCAAATCGTAGCCACCGGTTTTAACCGTAACCATGTGCAGAATGTGGAAGGTGGCATTATTGAAGAAGAGTATAGGGTAGAATATGTGGCTGACCGCACCAACACTTTGGGCAAAGCTTTTCTGGGCCTGACGACGGAATGTGCCCGCTGCCATGACCATAAGTACGATCCTATCTCACAGGAAGATTACTATAGCATGTTTGCCTTTTTCAATAATACTGATGAAGTAGGACGCCCACCCCGGGATGGAGGCGAAGCACCCGGTCCGGCACTGCTGCTGACCGATGAGGAAACGGAAAAGCAGTTGTCTTTCCTTAAAGAAAAAATAGCGGAGCAGGAGGCAAAGCTTGCTGAGATTAGAAAAGAGGAGCAGCAGCCCTTTACCCATTGGCTGGCAACAGATAAAGGCAGAAAACTTTTACAGCAAACCGTACCAGCCGGACTTGAAGTACACTTTCCGATGGGGAAAGCCTCTCACGAAAAACTGAAAGAGCTGGAGGAAGTGGAAGGGAAATCAGGCAAAGCGACGCTATTTAATGGTACCGATGGCGCTGGCCTGGATTTGAAAAGCTTTGAACGTTCCGATCCCTTTACCCTCAGCTTCTGGATAAAGTCACCAGCAGTGAAAGATTATGCCGGAGTACTTGCTTATTCCAGTGGCTACTATGGAGGGTATCGGGGCTACGAAGTACTGCTGGTAGAAGACCATCTGGAGTTCCGTCTTTCGCATGAGTTTCCCTACAACGCCCTGCAGGTGGTGACCCGGGAACCATTGAAGTTTGACCAATGGCAGCATATAACAATTACCTACGATGGCTCCAGCCAGGCGGCAGGCATAGCGTTTTACTTCAACGGAGAAAAGCTGCCGCTGGATATTCAACGTGATCATCTATACCGCACTTCCCTTCCCATCAATTCACAATTTGGCAACAGTCGCTATCTGCGGCTGGGCACCAGAGACAACGAAAAAGGATTTGCCGGCGGTGCGCTGGATGAGCTGATGATATTTCACCGGGCTCTTAGCCTGCCGGAGATTCTAAAGCTGAGTGGTAATCAGGAAAAACTGGAACAACTACTAACAAAACAGAGTGAGCAGTTGTCGGAAGATGAAAAAACTGCTCTGCAGGATTATTACTTATCTACTTTCAGCGCTGATTATCAGGCTGCTCTGAAAAAGCTGCAATCGCTTCGCAGGGCAGAAAACGATACCTTAACGAGCATTCCAAAAATGATGGTGATGGGGGATAGAGCAGACAAACGGCCAACCTATTTGCTGGAAAGAGGCGCCTACGATGCCCATGGCAAAGAAGTGAATCCCGGCACACCTGAACAGGTGTTTGCTTTTCCTGAAACTTTATCTCCCGACCGCCTGGGACTGGCACAGTGGCTTACCCATCCTGACAATCCGCTTACGGCAAGAGTGGCAGTGAACCGCCTGTGGCAGCAGTTTTTTGGTGAGGGGATTGTAGGTACGGCCGATGATTTTGGGAGCCAGGGCGCATTGCCTACCCATCCCGCTCTGCTGGACTGGCTGACTGTCAGTTTTGTTGAATCAGGCTGGGATGTCAAAGCCCTGCAAAAACGTATAGTCATGTCGGCAACTTATCGACAGTCATCTCAGGCTTCGGAAGAATTGCTGAAGCGAGATCCTGAAAACCTGCTACTGGCCAGAGGGCCCAACCGCCGTCTGCCTGCCGAAATGATACGCAACAATGCACTGGCCGCCAGTGGACTGCTGGCCAGGAAAATCGGTGGCCCCAGTGTAAAGCCCTATCAGCCGCCCGGACTGTGGAGAGAGAAAGCCTCTGTCGTAGGAGAACGGGAATATAAACCCGGCAAAGGAGAGGATCTGTACCGACGCAGCTTATACACTTACTGGCGAAGGACCATACCACCACCCTCCATGCTCACCTTTGATGCCGATGCCCGCAATGTGTGTACTGTAGAAAGGCAGGTGACCAGTACACCTTTACAGGCTTTGATCCTGCTCAATGATCCGCAATACGTGGAAGCTTCTCGCATCCTTGCCGAACGCATGCAAAAGGAAACGGATCAAGGTTTGGACGAACAACTGAACTACGGCTTTCGCCTGCTGACCGGAAGAAGTGCACTGGAAGGTGAGCTGGAAATCTTTGCTGCCCTGTATCAGGACGAGCTGGAAAAATATACGGCTGAACCGGAAAGTGCCCGGGAACTGCTAAAGGTAGGAGAGCATCATAGAGATGAGCAACTTGATTTATCCAAAACCGCTGCATTGGCTATCGTAACCAATATTATGATGAACCATGATGAGTTTTATACGCTTCGCTAA